A window of Amaranthus tricolor cultivar Red isolate AtriRed21 chromosome 8, ASM2621246v1, whole genome shotgun sequence genomic DNA:
CCTTAATAACTCAAAATAGATGCCGCGTGTATGACCACGCGTCATTTGTCGCAAGTACGTGGCTTCCTGTCTCTCTTTATAATTCCTTCTTTCCTTAACACCACCTCTTCGATTCGTTCCTTAACACGATCTCCTTCCTTGCAATTTCTCTCCATCAAAACCAGATCTGCTCTTGATCAAGATTTCTTCGTCAAATCTCCTTTCAATCAGCAATGGCGTTAGAGTGGGTAGTACTCGGCTACGCTGCTGGTGCAGAAGCAATCATGGTCCTTCTATTAACTCTCCCAGGTCTTGACGGTCTTCGCAAGGGTTTGATCGCTGTTACTCGTAACCTTTTGAAACCTTTTCTTTCGATTGTTCCATTTTGTTTGTTCCTACTCATGGATATTTACTGGAAGTATGAGACTCGACCTAGTTgtgaagccgattcttgcactCCTACCGAGTTTCTTCGTCATCAGAAATCTATCATGAAGAG
This region includes:
- the LOC130821118 gene encoding uncharacterized protein LOC130821118, with the protein product MALEWVVLGYAAGAEAIMVLLLTLPGLDGLRKGLIAVTRNLLKPFLSIVPFCLFLLMDIYWKYETRPSCEADSCTPTEFLRHQKSIMKSQRNALLIAAALLFYWILYSVTSLVVKIEQLNQRVERLKRTD